CCGGCGTGGCCCGGTCGTACAGGCCCTGGCCCAGGCGGCGCAGCCAGGACTGCAGCGGCTGGCTGTTGCTGATGACGGGTGCGGCCTCCGAGCCGTAGGCGGCGCGCAGGCCGGACAGCAGGTAATGCTGCGGGTCCTTGAACTTGCGCGGCTCGGCGGCGGCGAATTCGGGCGCCAGCAGCAGCACGCGCAAGCTCGCGCCGATGTCGCCGCGGCCGCGCTCGAAGGCGCGCGCCATTTGCTCGACCAGGGCCGGCGGCGGCTCGTCGGCCAGCAGGTAGACCGCCAGCTTGCGCGCGATGAAGCGCGCGGTCGAGGGGTGGCCGGCCAGCAGGTCCAGCACCTCGTCCAGCTCGGCGGCGCCGCGGCCCTTGATCGTGCGTCCCAGCAGCTGCTTGTCGCCGAAGTCGTGGCGCGCCGGGTTGAACTCGAAGAAGCCCTGGCGCAGGTACTGCGCCTCCTGGCCGGGCTTGAGCCGCGGGCGTTCGTGGTCAAAGCGGGTGCCGAAGCCGGTCAGCACGCGCGCCAGCTCCTGCACGTCGCGCTGCGTGTAGCCGCCATCGACGCCCAGGGTGTGCAGCTCCAGCAGCTCGCGCGCGTAGTTCTCGTTGGGCTTGCCGACGCTGTTCTGGTCGTTGTCCAGGTAGCGCAGCATGGCCGGGTGCCGCGCCACCGCGCCCAGCAGCGCGCGGAAGGAGCCCAGCGCCTGCGGGCGCAGCGCGGCGTCCTCGTAGTCGGCCAGCAGCGCGCGCAGCTCGCGCTTGTACTGGTGCACATTGAAATGGTTGAACCAGAACCAGGCCAGCTGCTCCTGCAGCTGCTGCTCGCTGTAGAGCTGGCGCAGCAGCTGGCGATGCGCGGCCTCGCGGGCCAGGCGGTTCAGCAGCTCCTGGTAGGCCTGGCGGGCGGCCTTGCGGCCCTCCTCATCGGGCGCCTTGTCCTGCTCGCGGCGCAGCTGCTCGACCTGGCTCATCTGTTCGGCCAGGCCTTGGCGCGTGATGCTCAGCGCATCGATCTGGGCCTGCGCCGCGGCCTGCGGCAGCGGTAGGCGAGGCTCGGCGCGCAGCTGGCGTTCGACATAGGCGCCCCAGCCCAGCTCGCGCGCCTGGTCCAGTTGGGCCTGGGTGGCGCCCCAGCCGATGCGGTTGACCGCGCGGTACAGGCCCTCGGGCTCGCGGAAGGCTGGCGGTGTTGTCTGTTGCGTGGCGCAGGCGCCGAACAGCGACAGCGGCAGCAGCGCACACAGCGCCCGGCGCGTGGGGGAGGGCAGCGAGGCGGCGGCGATGGCGGCGACTGCATCTGGCATCCGGCCAGCATGCCAAGCGGGCCCGCGGCTGTCCACGGGCTTTGCGTTTGTTCACAGGCGGGAGGGCCAGGTGTTGCTGGCTCCGGTGGCTCGTCAGCCCTTGGTGGCGCCACGCGTCGCGACCGGCGCGGGCAGCTCCTTCGCGGCCAGGGTGCGCAGCTGGGTCACCAGCTGGTTGTGCGCGTCCAGGAAGGCCGCGGCGATCACCTTGCCCTCGTTGGTATTGCTCCAGCCCAGGCCGCCGAGGCCGCCGCCGGCGCCGAGCGCGAAGCCGCCGACGCCCAGGTCGGTGGTGCGCGCTGCGCCGGTGGCCGAGGACAGCTGCTCGGTGGTCTCGTTGTCGGTCAGCAGCAGCACGACCTGGGCCTCCTTCAGCTTGACCTGCTCGGCCGCGCCGGCGAATTTGTTCAGCCCCGGGATCATCGCGACCAGCCCGCCCAGCTGGCGGCCGGCATCCTGCTCGGAGAACACCAGGCTGGGCATCACGCTGTACTGCGCGACGATGCCTCGGCCCTTCTTGACATTGCCCTCGCCGTCGCTGCGCAGCACGCCGGCCTCCTTCAGCTCCTGCTCGCGCACCGTGGCCTTCAGGCCGGCGTTGCGGTCGACGATGCGGAAGCAGCCGCTCTGCTGCATCAGCACGCGCACCAGGGGCAGCGGCGATTCCGGCAGGCCGCCGCGGCCGATGCCATGGGCCTGCTGACGCCACGGCAATAGGCCGCGAAGACCCGACACAGGGGCCAATCTAGGCGCAGCGCGCCGCCCGCACTCGCGTGCGGGCCAGCGTTGCAACGACGAGTGGCCCCTGTGTCGGGTCTTCCCGAAGGGTTGCCCTCAAGAAGGTCGCATGCGTTGTTGCAAGTCCTCGCCGGGTATCGAACCCGGCTGCGGCTTGCGCCTAACCTGCGGCCTTCCTGAGGGCAACGCGGCCTATTGCCGTGGCGTCAGCAGGCCCTGGCCGCCCTGGTTCTCCTGCAGCGCGACGACGGCGATCGGCGCCTCGCATTTCTGCAGCTCGCGTGCATGGTTGCTGGCGCCCTGCGGCCCGGCCGAGCCGGAGACGACGGAGCCGCCCTGGCCCAGCTCCACGCCCTGCTTGCCGCAGGCACTCAGGCCCAGCGCGAGCAGCAGAAGCAGGGGGGACAGAGAGGCGCGAAGACGAGGCGGGCGGGCGATGGACATGATGATGATGTGGCGGTCTGGTCTGTGAGGACGTGAGGAGGGGGGGCGGGGGCCGATGTCGGCCAGCGCGCATTGTCCCCAGACCGCGGCGGCGGGGCATCCCACGGAGGTGGGGATGCGCCGCGCCGGTTTGCTTCTGCTTACAAACAGCCGGCCGGGTGAGACCGGCCGGTGTTTGGCGCCTTACTTACTGGCAGCTGCCCTGGCGGCTCCAGACATTGGTGTAGATGTCCGGCCGGGCACCCTGGGACCACCAGATCGCCTGATAGCGGGCGCCGGCATAGGCCACCTGGGCGCCGGTGTTGTACAGCGTCGCCGCGCTCCAGGCCGGCAGGCCGGCACAGCCGCCGCCATCGCCGCCGACATTCACCAGCTGCGAGCTGCTGTGGCTCTGGTTGGCGGTGTCGGTGACCGTCAGGGTCACGGTGTAGCTGCCCGGCTGCGCATAGGCATGGCTGGGCGAAGCCTGGGTCGAGCTGGCGCCGTCGCCGAAGTTCCAGGCCCAACGCTGGACGCCGCGGTCGTCGCTGGAGGCATCGGCGAAGGCGACGTTCAGGCCGTTCACCGTGGCGCTGAAGCGCGCCACCGGCGGTTGGTCGCCGGGGTTGCCGTCGTCCGGCCGCACGCCGGTCTTCTGCGCGATCCAGTCCAGATAGCTGCTGGTGCGGGTGAAGACGGTGGCGCCCTGGCAGGACTGGCCCCAGCTGACGGTGCCGATGCTGTAGTGGCGCCCGTTCAGCGCCGCGGCGTAGGGGCCGCCGCTGTCGCCGTTGCAGGCCGAGCGGCCGCCGGCGCCGCCGCCGCAGACCGCCGAGGCCGGCAGGTTGAAGCGCAGCTCGCTGCTGCAGCTGGCATTGCTGATCACCGGCAGGTCGACCTCGCGCAGCACATCGCTGGGGCTGCCCTGGTTGCGCGTCAGGCCCCAGCCGGAGACGGTGACATAGCGGCCCACCGCGGCGATCTGGTTCTCGACCGCGACGCTGGGCAGCTTGGCCGGCTGCACGCCGGCGGCCGCGGGCGTGGCCAGGCGCAGCACGGCGATGTCCCAGCCGGAGCGGATGCCCTGGGCGCCGCGCCAGTTCTCGTGGCGGATGATTTGGCTGACGCGGTGGTTCTGGCCGTCGCGCCGGCTGATGCTGTGCGCGCCGACCTGGACGGTCAGGGTGCTGGTGCTGGCGCTGTCCAGGCAATGCGCGGCGGTCAGCACCCAGTCGGGGCTGATCAGGGTGCCGCCGCAGACCTGGCGGCCGCTGGACAGCAGGGCCACCTGGTAGGGGCGCGAGTTGGGCTGGGTTTCGGTGCCGCCGACGATTTGCGGCTGGATCAGGTCGCCGGGGCGCTGTTGCAGCTGCTGCGCCGGGGCGGCGCCGCTCAGCAGGATCAGGCCGAGCAGGTAGGCGGTCTTGTGAACCGCGGCGGTGGGAAGTCTCGTAGACATGGTTGACGGTCTCTCTTTCATGCGTGGGTACTGCATTGATGAAGAAACAAGGACGCCAGCCGTGAACGCGACAACCCGGCCCGAGCCCGCGCTGCCTTTTGGGTAAGCGCGGGTCGCGAACCGGCCCACCTCCACGGCGAAGGCGCGGGCTCATGCCATGCAGACGCCTTGTGGGCGCCGGGGAGGCTTGTTGCAGGCGGCGCGATCGTCGCGCATTTGTGGGCGATATGCGCACAGGGTTGGCCCTGTACGCGTTTACCCCTGAGCCGATCGGGCCCTGTGGCAAGACCTGGCCCCGGGAGGGGCCGGCCGTTTCAGGCGCGGAGCTTCACAGCTCCGCCACGCCCTTCACCCGCTCCACCGTCTTGTGCGCGACGATCTGCACCGGGGCCTCGACCGCGCGGCCGTGGAAGCGGTCCAGCAGGTCCTTCCACTGCGCGCGCACGGTCACGACATTGGCCAGCTTCACATGGCCGTAGCCGCGGATGCTTTCCGGCAGGCGCGCCAGCTTGACGGCCAGGTCCAGTTTCTCGGCTGAGAGATGCGCGATCAGGTCGGCGACCAGGGCCTCGTAGTCGGCGATCAGCTGGCGCTCCATCTTGCGTTCCTCGGTCTTGCCGAAGACATCCAGCGCCGTGCCACGCAGGCCCTTGAAGCGGGCCAGCAGTTTCAGGGCCTTGAAGGTCCAGCCGCCGAGCTCGATCTTCTTCGCATGGCCCTTGGCGTCGGGCCTGGCCAGCAGCGGCGGGGCCATGTGGAAACTGATGCGCTCCCAGCCGTCGAACTGGGCCTTCAGCGCGGCCTCCCAGCGGCCGTCGGTATAGAGGCGCGCGACCTCCCACTCGTCCTTGATCGCCAGCAGCTTGGCGTAGTAGCGCGCCACCGCCTTGGTCAGGCGCTCGGCCTTGCCGGCCTCGCCCAGTTTCGCCTCGGCGGCGCGCACCTGCTCGACCAGGGCCAGGTAGCGCTGCGCGTAGGCGGCGTTCTGGTAGTCCGTCAGATGCTGCATGCGGCGCGCGATCAGGCCCTCCGGGCCGTCCAGCTTGTCCTGGCCTAGGAGGAGCTGCACCGGCTTTGTGGCGCTGTCGCGGCCGGCCAGGCGCGTCAGCGCGTCCGGCGCGGCGATGGCCAGGCGGCCCAGCGCGAAGGCGGTCTTGTTGCCCTCGACCGCGACGCCGTTCAGCTCGATCGCGCGCATCAGCGCGGCCTCGCTGAGCGGGATCAGGCCGCGCTGCCAGCAGGCACCCAGCATGATGATGTTGCTGGGCATGGTGTCGCCCATCAGGGTCTGGGCGATGGCCTGGGCGTCGACGGTGCTGAGCAGCGCCGCGTCGCCGCCGATCGCATACTTCATCTTGGCCAGCAGCGATTCGCCCTGCAGATTGGCATCGGGGTTGCGCACGAAGGCGGCGGTGGGCAGCTCATGGGTGTTGGCCAGGATCACGGTGCGGCCGGGCTTGACCGTGCCCAGCGCATCGGGGCTGGCGCCGACCACCATGTCGCAGGCCAAGAGCACATCGGCCTGCTGGGTGTCGATGCGCACCTGGTTCAGCAGGTCCTGGGTCGGCGCCAGGCGCACGAAGCTGAGCACCGAGCCGCCCTTCTGCGCGAAGCCCATGAAGTCCAGCACCGAGGCCTGCTTGCCCTCCAGGTGCGCGGCCATCGAGACCAGCGCGCCGACCGTGACGACGCCGGTGCCGCCGACGCCGGTGACCAGCAGGTCGAAGGGGCCGGTCCATTGCCAGGCGGCGGGCGCGGCGATCGCGGCGATCTCGCGGGCCAGGTCTTGTGCGGTGTAGCCCGCGCCCTGTTTCTTCTTCAGCTGCGGGTTGTGCACCGAGACGAAGCTGGGGCAGAAGCCGTTGACGCAGCTGAAGTCCTTGTTGCAACTGCTCTGCTCGATCGCGCGCTTGCGGCCGAAATCGGTTTCGACCGGCACGACCGACAGGCAGTTGCTGGCGACGCCGCAGTCGCCGCAGCCCTCGCAGACCGCCTCGTTGATGAAGAGGCGCTTCGGCGGATCCGGGAACTCCTTCTTCTTCCTGCGGCGGCGCTTTTCGGCGGCGCAGGTCTGGTCGTAGATCAGGACCGTGACGCCCTCGATCTCGCGCAGCTCGCGCTGGACCTGGTCCAGCTCCGAGCGGTCGTGGAAGGTGGTGCCGGCCGGGAACAGGCCGTGGTGGCCATCGTACTTGTCGATCTCGTCGGAGACGACGACCAGGCGCTTGACGCCCTCGGCCTCGACCTGGCGCGCGATCTGCGGCACGCTGGTCTGGCCGTCGACCGGCTGGCCGCCGGTCATCGCGACCGCGTCGTTGTAGAGGATCTTGTAGGTGATGTTGGCCTTGGCCGCGATCGCCTGGCGGATCGCCAGATAGCCGGAGTGATAGTAGGTGCCGTCGCCCAGGTTCTGGAACACATGCTTCTCGGTCGTGAAGCGGCTGTGCGCGGCCCAGTCCACGCCCTCGGCGCCCATCTGGATCAGGCCCGAGGTACCGCGCTCCATCCAGCTGGCCATGAAGTGGCAGCCGATGCCGGCCAGCGCGCGCGAGCCCTCGGGCAGCTTGGTCGAGGTGTTGTGCGGGCAGCCGGAGCAGAAGTAGGGCTGGCGGCGCACGCCGTCGGCGGCATTGGACAGCAGGCAGGGGGTCAGGAAGTCGACCACCAGGTGGCGGCGGTCCAGCGCCGGGTTCAGGCGCGCCAGCCAGTCGGCCACGGTGGACATGATGCGCGAGGGGCGCAGTTCGCCAAGGCTGGAGAGCACGGCCGCGCCGCGCTCGTCGGTCTTGCCGATCACATGGGGGCGCTGCGCGTCGGGCAGGTGGTAGAGCAGCTCCTTGATCTGGCGCTCGACCACCGGGGCCTTCTCCTCGATCACCAGCATGTCGGTCAGGCCCTGCGCGAACTCGACCATGCGGGTCGATTCCAGCGGGTAGACCAGGCCGACCTTGTAGATCCGCACGCCGGCCGCGGCCAGCGCGTTGGGGTCCAGGTCCAGGCGGCGCAGCACCTCCATGAAGTCGTAATGCGCCTTGCCGACCGTGACGATGCCCAGCGTGGCGCTGGGGCTGGCGACGATGTGCTTGTCGATCGAGTTCAGCTTGCTGAAGGCGCGCACCGCGGCCAGCTTGTGCTCCAGGCGCGACTCCAGCTCCAGCGAGGGCAGGTCGACGCTGCGGATGTGCAGATTGGTCGCCGGTGTGTGATCTACCGGCAGTTCGAAGTCCAGCGGCACGCTGTCCAGGTCGACCGTCATGCCGGACTCGACCACCTCGGAGATGGCCTTGAAGCCGACCCAGGCGCCGGAGAAGCGCGACAGCGCCCAGCCGTAGAGCCCGAACTCCAGGTACTCGGCCACATTGGCCGGGTGCACGATGGGCATGCTCCAGGCCTGCAGCGCCAGGTCGCTCTGGTGCGGGGTGCTGGACGAGACGCAACCATGGTCGTCGCCGCAGACCACCAGCACGCCGCCCTGCGGCGCCGTGCCATAGACATTGCCATGCTTGAGCGCGTCGCCGGAGCGGTCCACGCCCGGGCCCTTGCCGTACCACATCGCGAACACGCCATCGACGGTGCGCTTGGGGTCCAGCGCGACGCGCTGCACGCCCAGGCAGGCGGTGGCGGCCAGGTCCTCGTTGATCGCGGGCAGGAAGTTGACCTGGGCGGCCTCGAGGAACTTCTTGGCCTTCCAGAGCTGCTGGTCGACCATGCCCAGCGGGCTGCCGCGGTAGCCGGAGACGAAGCCCGCGGTCTTCAGCCCGGCGCGCTCGTCCAGCGCCTTCTGCGCCAGCAGCAGGCGCACCAGGGCCTGGGTGCCGGTCATGAACACGGCGCCATGCTTGGCGCCCAGGTTGTCCGAGAGCTTGTAGTCGCGCAGGGCGGGCTGGGCCGGCAGGAGGCTGGACATGGCTGTCTCCGTCTTATGGAATGATGGCTGTGCAGGCGCAGGATTTTTTGTCATGACCCCGGGTTTTAGTTTTCTTCTTTGCTATTGATAATCCAGTATTGGAGAAAATTCATCTCAAGAGGCGCCAGGATGGAAATTGATCGTTTCGACAAGGCGACGCGCCAGATCCTCGAGGCCCTGCAGGCCGACAGCCGGCAGAGCACCCAGGCCCTGGCGGACAAGGTCGGCCTGTCGGCGACGCCGGTCTGGCGCCGCGTCAAGGAACTGGAGGAAAGCGGCGTGATCCGCCGCCATGTGGCCCTGGTCGACCGCGAGCGCCTGGGCCTGAACATCTGCGTGCTGGCCAATGTCAGCCTGCTGCGCCACAGCGAGGGCGCGGTCGAGGCCTTCGAGGCGATGGTGATCACCAGCCCCGAGATCATCGAATGCCAGGCCATCACCGGCGAGGC
This genomic stretch from Roseateles sp. DAIF2 harbors:
- a CDS encoding Lrp/AsnC family transcriptional regulator, encoding MEIDRFDKATRQILEALQADSRQSTQALADKVGLSATPVWRRVKELEESGVIRRHVALVDRERLGLNICVLANVSLLRHSEGAVEAFEAMVITSPEIIECQAITGEADYVVKVVAPDMKAYDQFLQQKVFKVPGVASVRSNVVLREVKYETALPVP
- a CDS encoding DUF1800 domain-containing protein; protein product: MPDAVAAIAAASLPSPTRRALCALLPLSLFGACATQQTTPPAFREPEGLYRAVNRIGWGATQAQLDQARELGWGAYVERQLRAEPRLPLPQAAAQAQIDALSITRQGLAEQMSQVEQLRREQDKAPDEEGRKAARQAYQELLNRLAREAAHRQLLRQLYSEQQLQEQLAWFWFNHFNVHQYKRELRALLADYEDAALRPQALGSFRALLGAVARHPAMLRYLDNDQNSVGKPNENYARELLELHTLGVDGGYTQRDVQELARVLTGFGTRFDHERPRLKPGQEAQYLRQGFFEFNPARHDFGDKQLLGRTIKGRGAAELDEVLDLLAGHPSTARFIARKLAVYLLADEPPPALVEQMARAFERGRGDIGASLRVLLLAPEFAAAEPRKFKDPQHYLLSGLRAAYGSEAAPVISNSQPLQSWLRRLGQGLYDRATPDGYAPSASAWNSAGQLSTRFELARNLAAGPAALFNAAAGAAPRPLLARAPRPPLGEPTCAALARAASPLERDTLLLSSPEFMYR
- a CDS encoding indolepyruvate ferredoxin oxidoreductase family protein, with protein sequence MSSLLPAQPALRDYKLSDNLGAKHGAVFMTGTQALVRLLLAQKALDERAGLKTAGFVSGYRGSPLGMVDQQLWKAKKFLEAAQVNFLPAINEDLAATACLGVQRVALDPKRTVDGVFAMWYGKGPGVDRSGDALKHGNVYGTAPQGGVLVVCGDDHGCVSSSTPHQSDLALQAWSMPIVHPANVAEYLEFGLYGWALSRFSGAWVGFKAISEVVESGMTVDLDSVPLDFELPVDHTPATNLHIRSVDLPSLELESRLEHKLAAVRAFSKLNSIDKHIVASPSATLGIVTVGKAHYDFMEVLRRLDLDPNALAAAGVRIYKVGLVYPLESTRMVEFAQGLTDMLVIEEKAPVVERQIKELLYHLPDAQRPHVIGKTDERGAAVLSSLGELRPSRIMSTVADWLARLNPALDRRHLVVDFLTPCLLSNAADGVRRQPYFCSGCPHNTSTKLPEGSRALAGIGCHFMASWMERGTSGLIQMGAEGVDWAAHSRFTTEKHVFQNLGDGTYYHSGYLAIRQAIAAKANITYKILYNDAVAMTGGQPVDGQTSVPQIARQVEAEGVKRLVVVSDEIDKYDGHHGLFPAGTTFHDRSELDQVQRELREIEGVTVLIYDQTCAAEKRRRRKKKEFPDPPKRLFINEAVCEGCGDCGVASNCLSVVPVETDFGRKRAIEQSSCNKDFSCVNGFCPSFVSVHNPQLKKKQGAGYTAQDLAREIAAIAAPAAWQWTGPFDLLVTGVGGTGVVTVGALVSMAAHLEGKQASVLDFMGFAQKGGSVLSFVRLAPTQDLLNQVRIDTQQADVLLACDMVVGASPDALGTVKPGRTVILANTHELPTAAFVRNPDANLQGESLLAKMKYAIGGDAALLSTVDAQAIAQTLMGDTMPSNIIMLGACWQRGLIPLSEAALMRAIELNGVAVEGNKTAFALGRLAIAAPDALTRLAGRDSATKPVQLLLGQDKLDGPEGLIARRMQHLTDYQNAAYAQRYLALVEQVRAAEAKLGEAGKAERLTKAVARYYAKLLAIKDEWEVARLYTDGRWEAALKAQFDGWERISFHMAPPLLARPDAKGHAKKIELGGWTFKALKLLARFKGLRGTALDVFGKTEERKMERQLIADYEALVADLIAHLSAEKLDLAVKLARLPESIRGYGHVKLANVVTVRAQWKDLLDRFHGRAVEAPVQIVAHKTVERVKGVAEL
- a CDS encoding trypsin-like serine protease, with the translated sequence MSTRLPTAAVHKTAYLLGLILLSGAAPAQQLQQRPGDLIQPQIVGGTETQPNSRPYQVALLSSGRQVCGGTLISPDWVLTAAHCLDSASTSTLTVQVGAHSISRRDGQNHRVSQIIRHENWRGAQGIRSGWDIAVLRLATPAAAGVQPAKLPSVAVENQIAAVGRYVTVSGWGLTRNQGSPSDVLREVDLPVISNASCSSELRFNLPASAVCGGGAGGRSACNGDSGGPYAAALNGRHYSIGTVSWGQSCQGATVFTRTSSYLDWIAQKTGVRPDDGNPGDQPPVARFSATVNGLNVAFADASSDDRGVQRWAWNFGDGASSTQASPSHAYAQPGSYTVTLTVTDTANQSHSSSQLVNVGGDGGGCAGLPAWSAATLYNTGAQVAYAGARYQAIWWSQGARPDIYTNVWSRQGSCQ